One window of Azospirillum sp. TSA2s genomic DNA carries:
- a CDS encoding phosphatase PAP2 family protein, with protein sequence MLVSLSAIAGLLFGFVELAGEVMEGETTAFDKHILLALRDPLNPDLPGGPWWLARMARDITSLGSTTILAILTAATLGFLLLLHKRAAALLVLVAVGGGGALSTVLKMLFDRARPDLVPHGDQVISASFPSGHAMQSAVVYLTLGALLTQFVEGRRTKAYLLSWAMVLTLIIGASRVYLGVHWPTDVLAGWSVGAAWAALCWMVAEWLQRRGAVEQDRPEETAGR encoded by the coding sequence ATGCTCGTCAGCCTCTCGGCCATCGCCGGCCTGCTGTTCGGCTTCGTCGAACTGGCCGGCGAGGTGATGGAGGGCGAGACCACCGCCTTCGACAAGCACATCCTGCTGGCGCTCCGCGATCCGCTGAACCCCGACCTGCCCGGCGGCCCCTGGTGGCTGGCCCGGATGGCGCGCGACATCACCTCGCTCGGCAGCACCACCATCCTCGCCATCCTGACCGCCGCAACGCTGGGCTTCCTGCTGCTTCTGCACAAGCGGGCGGCGGCCCTGCTGGTGCTGGTGGCGGTCGGCGGCGGCGGGGCGCTCAGCACCGTGCTGAAGATGCTGTTCGACCGCGCCCGGCCCGATCTGGTGCCGCACGGCGATCAGGTGATCTCCGCCAGCTTCCCCAGCGGCCACGCCATGCAGTCGGCCGTCGTCTACCTGACGCTGGGCGCCCTGCTGACCCAGTTCGTCGAGGGCCGGCGGACCAAGGCCTATCTGCTGAGCTGGGCGATGGTGCTGACCCTCATCATCGGGGCGAGCCGCGTCTATCTGGGCGTCCACTGGCCGACCGACGTTCTGGCGGGCTGGAGCGTCGGCGCCGCCTGGGCGGCGCTGTGCTGGATGGTCGCCGAATGGCTGCAGCGCCGCGGTGCGGTGGAGCAGGACCGGCCGGAAGAGACGGCGGGACGATAG